GACTTCTCCATGGCTGACCTCTGTCGTTCCTCGAGGGAGGAGATGGTGGAAAAAGGCATTATGCCCCCATCGGTCCATGAGTTCGCCCTGTTAGACATGGACCACGCTAATTCTCCCAGGGCTGCCGGGCTGCGCCCCGGAGAGGAGGGTACGAAGGCCCTTTTCTTCCCCGGCTGCCAGTTGGCGGGGACGATGCCGGAGCATACGGACAGGCTTTTTGAGCACCTGAAAGGGGTCTACCAGGGTGAACTGGGCCTTTTGCTGGGCTGTTGCGGGGCCCCCGCCTGGTGGTCCGGAAGAAAAACCAGTCTTGAAAAGGTTTTAGGAAGAGTAGAGGGCGCCCTCCGGTCGGTCGGTAACCCGCCGTTGATATTGGCCTGCTCATCTTGCAACGAGGTGTTCCGCCATTTTCTTCCCGATGTTGAACGGGTATCCGTCTGGCAGGTTCTCCTCGATAAGGGATTCCCACCGACGGGACAACCACGGGACATGACTCTTGCCCTTCATGACCCCTGTACGACACGACGGGAACCAGGATGGAGAGATCCTGTCAGGGAGCTTCTAGGAGCGATAGGGCAATCCTTTGAAGAGCTGCCTTTCGGAGGAGAGACCACCCGGTGTTGCGGGTATGGAGGACTTCAGTACATGGCGGACCCCGAACTAGCCAGGAAAAGTGTCAACCGAAGGCTCGAAGAGAGCGAAAACCCATTCCTGACGTATTGTTCGATGTGCCGCGAAAGCCTTTCAGGGCATGGCAAGGATGTGTTTCACATCCTTGATCTCCTGTTCAACACCCCTCCCAGGGAGGACCGTACCGGGTTTTCCCAGAGACGGGCGAATCGCGAAGCCCTTCGCAGGGATCTTCTCGGCCCCTCGGATCTTCCCCCGGAACCATGGGACGATCTGGATATTTCCATTTCCCAAACGGTGCGAGAGTGCCTGGAGGAAAGGCACATACTGGAGAGCGATATAAGGCAGACCCTGTGGAAATCCTCATTGCAGGGAAGGTACCTCTTCTCATCCAAGGGAACCCGGCTGGCCTCCTCGAGGATTGGTAACGTGACTTTCTGGGTGGAATATCTGCCCCTTGAGGAAGCCTTGGAGATAATCAACGCCTGGAGCCACAGAATGACCCTGGAGCTTACGGAATGAGGGATAGAATGGACCTTGGTTTCGGCGACGAAACAGGATGGGAGTGCAGCTGCGGCGGTTCACTCGTTCTCCGCAAGGTTGCCGCCCACTACCTTGGGAGCCGCTTCGAGGTTGAACTGCCCGCTTGCGCCGAGTGCGGGCTGATTCTCGTTCCCGAAGGTCTCGCTATGGGAAGGATGCTCGAGGTGGAGAAGATACTGGAGGATAAGTGATGGCTCTTCCCTACGAGCATCCCCTCTGGAGCACCGCCCTGGGCGAAAGCCTTCATCCCGGCGGAGAATCCCTATCCCGCAGGCTTGTTGAGTTGTGCTCTTTTCGGAAAGGGGATCATGTTCTCGATGCCGGCTGCGGCCCGGGCGTCACATTGGGTATTTTAATTGAAATGGGAGTCGATGCTGTGGGCCTCGATACTTCTTGCCACTTTCTGGAGATGGCCGCAGAAAGAGGTCCTGTAGTCAAGGGAGAGCTTCTGTCCCTCCCCTTCGGTGATGGAAGCCTGGACGGAGCGGTGGCCGAGTGTGTCCTCTTCCTGCAGGATGACGTTACAAGGGTGCTCCGTGAACTGTCGAGGGTCTTGAAAAAGGATGGACTCCTGGCGGTGACGGACCTCTTC
The Thermovirga sp. DNA segment above includes these coding regions:
- a CDS encoding Fe-S oxidoreductase; the encoded protein is LPSTGMKAAVFGGGLSSLFCAFELLKKGHRVFLCFVGEVPGGRLLGLPEEILPRKILGKALATLEAMGATRLHGDIPVEIGSREWAVAYVGVDDPRWEDFVSGKEIDPLTYETTSPGVFAGGYAREGKVSPVWESADGKRAANSMDRFLQGASLTSGREKETTLETRLFTPLETVPYLPPRDDPIGEAKRCILCECRYCVRECSFLEKYKRYPKAYAREIYNNFAIVKGVHQANKMINSCALCGLCEALCPNDFSMADLCRSSREEMVEKGIMPPSVHEFALLDMDHANSPRAAGLRPGEEGTKALFFPGCQLAGTMPEHTDRLFEHLKGVYQGELGLLLGCCGAPAWWSGRKTSLEKVLGRVEGALRSVGNPPLILACSSCNEVFRHFLPDVERVSVWQVLLDKGFPPTGQPRDMTLALHDPCTTRREPGWRDPVRELLGAIGQSFEELPFGGETTRCCGYGGLQYMADPELARKSVNRRLEESENPFLTYCSMCRESLSGHGKDVFHILDLLFNTPPREDRTGFSQRRANREALRRDLLGPSDLPPEPWDDLDISISQTVRECLEERHILESDIRQTLWKSSLQGRYLFSSKGTRLASSRIGNVTFWVEYLPLEEALEIINAWSHRMTLELTE
- a CDS encoding class I SAM-dependent methyltransferase; protein product: MALPYEHPLWSTALGESLHPGGESLSRRLVELCSFRKGDHVLDAGCGPGVTLGILIEMGVDAVGLDTSCHFLEMAAERGPVVKGELLSLPFGDGSLDGAVAECVLFLQDDVTRVLRELSRVLKKDGLLAVTDLFGKEGGGSLKEGHGRVRRAPDLGEIEAIFHEGGFRVELFEDHSCLLRECAAKLVWAGVIEGREVRCSTRGYGLWLTKNRNKFL
- a CDS encoding DNA-binding protein, yielding MRDRMDLGFGDETGWECSCGGSLVLRKVAAHYLGSRFEVELPACAECGLILVPEGLAMGRMLEVEKILEDK